The genomic DNA CCCCATGTGTCAGGATAGATGTCGTCTTGGATGAAATTTGAGGGAGGGCCAAGAGGAGCCCCCGGGGGGCTCCTCTTGGAACAAAAATCCCTTTCATCCTATCATGTTCAACATAACAAGGGGCAGGAGCTGGTTATAATGTCTTACCCTTTGCAATTTAAAGAAAACGTGGTCAAAATGGTACTTACAGGGACTGACTCTCAAGCCCAGATCGCCAAGGACATGGGAGTTCCAGGTTCAACCATGCGATACTGGCTTAAAAAAGCACAAAGCACTGGAGATACCATTATGGCCAAACATGAGAAACGTCCACAGGACTGGTCCTCAAAAGAAAAGCTCGATGCCCTGCTTGAATCTGCCAAGCTTACAGACGAACAGCTGGGAGCCTGGTGCAGACAAAAAGGAATACATACTCATCATCTGGAGAAATGGAAAAAAGAATTCTCCAAGGATCAATCAAGGAACAAAGGCAATAATGTCCGTCAGCTTAAAAAAGAAGTCAAAGATCTTCAAAAAGAGCTTAACCGCAAGGACAAGGCTTTAGCTGAAACAACGGCCCTTCTGGTGCTCAAAAAAAAAGTGGATGCCCTCTGGGGGGGCAACAGGGACGACTGATCCCGACCCAGAAGAAAAAGCGCATCCTGACACTTATAGACGAAGCCTGCAGTTCAGGAGCCAGGCTGAAAAAAGCTTGTGCCATTACCGGCTTAAGTCCCAGGACCATCCAAAGGTGGAGAAGTCCTGAGAAACTTGAAGACAGACGTAAAGAGTCAAGCCAAACACCAGCCAACAAACTGAGTGAAATGGAACGACAGAAGATTCTGAAGACCATCAACAGTCCTGCATACAGGAACCTGAGTCCGCATCAAATAGTTGCGGATCTGGCTGATCAGGAAACATACCTGGCGTCCGAGGCAACCATGTACCGCATCCTTCGGGAAGAAGGTCAAAACACCCACAGGCAGCCTTCAAAGCCTAAGAGACACAACAGGCCTGAAGAACTGACAGCTGCTGAGCCCAATCAGGTCTGGACCTGGGACATTACATATCTGCCGGGCCCGGTTAGAGGAGTGTTCTTTTATCTGTACATGATCATTGATCTCTACAGCAGAAAGATCATCACCTGGCAGATACACACCCGTGAAGGATCCACTCTGGCCGGAGGCTTGATCAGCGAAGGATGCTATCTGGAAAACATAACCAGAGACCAACTGGTCCTACACTCTGACAACGGTGCTCCCATGAAGGGAGCAACCATGCTGGCCACTTTGCAGCAGCTGGGTGTAATGCCGTCCTTCTCAAGGCCTGGCGTAAGCAATGACAATGCCCATTCAGAAGCCTTATACAAGACTCTGAAATATCGCCCCTGGTATCCTCAAAAGCCTTTTAAAAGCTTAAGTGATGCCAGAACCTGGGTCGAGGGTTTTGTACAGTGGTATAATCATGAGCATCGTCACAGCAGCCTGGCGTATGTAACCCCCAATGATCGGCACACAGGCAGGGACAAAGAAATCCTGGCCAGACGACGAGTTGTTTATCAAAGAGCAAAAATGAAAAACCCGGAACGGTGGTCAGGTCAGATCAGGAAATGGTCTGCACCTTCTGAAGTCACACTGAATAAAAAAAGAACCTCTAATACAGAAAAAATTGCGGCCTAAAGGCGACATCTTTCTTGAAACT from Desulfonatronovibrio hydrogenovorans DSM 9292 includes the following:
- a CDS encoding transposase, producing the protein MSYPLQFKENVVKMVLTGTDSQAQIAKDMGVPGSTMRYWLKKAQSTGDTIMAKHEKRPQDWSSKEKLDALLESAKLTDEQLGAWCRQKGIHTHHLEKWKKEFSKDQSRNKGNNVRQLKKEVKDLQKELNRKDKALAETTALLVLKKKVDALWGGNRDD
- a CDS encoding IS3 family transposase gives rise to the protein MPTQKKKRILTLIDEACSSGARLKKACAITGLSPRTIQRWRSPEKLEDRRKESSQTPANKLSEMERQKILKTINSPAYRNLSPHQIVADLADQETYLASEATMYRILREEGQNTHRQPSKPKRHNRPEELTAAEPNQVWTWDITYLPGPVRGVFFYLYMIIDLYSRKIITWQIHTREGSTLAGGLISEGCYLENITRDQLVLHSDNGAPMKGATMLATLQQLGVMPSFSRPGVSNDNAHSEALYKTLKYRPWYPQKPFKSLSDARTWVEGFVQWYNHEHRHSSLAYVTPNDRHTGRDKEILARRRVVYQRAKMKNPERWSGQIRKWSAPSEVTLNKKRTSNTEKIAA